Proteins from one Patescibacteria group bacterium genomic window:
- a CDS encoding DUF4870 domain-containing protein: protein MADEPVKSGGSDVEENKAMAAIGYLGILFLIPLLAKKDSPFAQYHAKQGLVLFVFGIIISFIAAIPVVGWMVSGVGWILVLILFIMGLMNALGGKTQPLPVIGKYGENIKI from the coding sequence ATGGCAGACGAACCAGTAAAATCAGGCGGAAGTGATGTTGAAGAGAATAAGGCGATGGCAGCAATCGGCTATCTGGGAATTTTATTTTTAATTCCCCTTTTAGCCAAAAAAGATTCACCTTTTGCTCAGTACCATGCCAAACAAGGCTTAGTCTTGTTTGTTTTTGGCATCATTATTAGCTTTATTGCCGCTATTCCTGTTGTGGGATGGATGGTTAGTGGCGTCGGTTGGATTCTGGTTTTGATTTTATTCATTATGGGCCTAATGAACGCTTTGGGTGGCAAAACGCAACCTTTGCCAGTCATTGGCAAATACGGTGAAAATATCAAAATATAA